A genomic window from Lycium barbarum isolate Lr01 chromosome 4, ASM1917538v2, whole genome shotgun sequence includes:
- the LOC132636439 gene encoding protein SEEDLING PLASTID DEVELOPMENT 1 isoform X1 has product MLSLALLRLNPQFSFHYQNSIPKLLKPQFQSLYFSTKLLSNSKPWVSCSSSSSLSSASSFSLIGDDFQVELGRLLTLLPEEMRRGVSEHPEFSNLIEVVMDLGRKPLARFPSGDFILSDHPITLDDLQQATSQVGDFAVDNRAGISRTLHRISAIRNRKGQIIGLTCRVGRAISGSANSLRDLVKEGASLLLIGPPGVGKTTIIRDIARMLANDYGKRVMIVDTSNEIGGDGDIPHAGIGNARRMQVPHTDMQHKVLIEAVENHMPQVIVIDEIGTKLEAMAASTIAQRGIQLVATAHGVTIDNLVMNPALEMLVGGVQSVTLGDEEASRRGVQKSVLERKGPSSFSCGVEIISKTELRVHPDLEATVDAILAGRYPRYETRKINPGSQDGIIESSSIQAPLDERDEVLVEDIIQMNGGIPGSTEHISAIDSTLEGGSGEREDALCIFLYGISEASVMQGMKQLNIDDAVEFTDNISEADVLLALQSKLKKNSRIQAAARSHGIPIYVTKTSSSTQLTKAMQALISDFADGFEFLESEAKTNESEKIDALEEARIAMERVVIPKGEPVELLPRPSNIILLQKDLIRKYKLKSERIGTGTDLRLRILPLNSASDEDSHDSEGVDEESDVDELFRPNAELNGSAYTVNRLPLLPE; this is encoded by the exons ATGCTCTCTCTTGCTTTGCTTCGTCTAAACCCACAATTCAGTTTCCACTACCAAAACTCAATCCCCAAACTCCTAAAACCCCAATTTCAATCCCTCTATTTTTCAACAAAATTACTGAGTAACAGTAAACCCTGGGTCTCctgctcatcatcatcatcgttgtcGTCGGCATCGTCTTTTTCGTTGATTGGTGATGATTTTCAGGTGGAATTGGGTCGGTTACTTACTTTATTACCTGAGGAGATGCGACGAGGAGTTAGCGAACATCCTGAGTTTTCTAACTTAATTGAGGTTGTTATGGATTTGGGTCGTAAGCCACTTGCTAGATTCCCTTCTGGTGATTTTATCTTGTCGGATCATCCCATTACTTTAGATGATCTTCAACAAGCTACCTCCCAG GTTGGTGACTTTGCAGTTGACAATAGAGCTGGCATTAGCAGAACTTTACACCGAATTAGTGCTATTAGAAACCGGAAAGGTCAAATTATTGGTTTAACTTGTCGAGTTGGTCGTGCAATATCCGGAAGTGCCAACTCATTGCGAGACCTAGTTAAAGAAGGTGCTTCTTTGTTGCTCATTGGTCCTCCTGGAGTAGGAAAAACAACTATTATCAG GGACATAGCCAGGATGCTTGCAAATGATTATGGGAAGCGTGTAATGATTGTTGACACCTCTAATGAAATTGGTGGGGATGGTGATATACCTCACGCGGGAATCGGTAATGCTCGGCGGATGCAAGTTCCACACACTGATATGCAACACAAG GTGCTGATAGAAGCAGTGGAAAATCACATGCCACAAGTGATTGTAATCGATGAGATTGGAACTAAGCTTGAGGCAATGGCTGCAAGCACCATTGCACAACGAGGAATTCAGTTAGTTGCAACTGCTCATGGAGTAACAATAGATAATTTAGTAATGAATCCTGCTTTAGAGATGCTGGTTGGAGGAGTACAG agTGTAACTCTTGGGGATGAAGAGGCAAGCAGGAGAGGCGTTCAGAAATCTGTACTGGAGAGGAAAGGTCCATCATCTTTTAGCTGTGGGGTTGAGATAATCTCCAAGACAGAATTGAGAGTTCACCCTGATTTAGAAGCAACAGTCGATGCAATTCTTGCAG GACGTTACCCGAGATATGAAACTCGCAAGATAAATCCAGGATCACAGGATGGAATAATAGAAAGTTCATCCATCCAAGCACCATTAGATGAGAGAGATGAAGTTTTGGTTGAAGATATTATCCAGATGAATGGAGGTATACCTGGTTCTACTGAGCACATCTCAGCAATAGATTCGACCCTGGAAGGAGGTTCCGGTGAAAGGGAGGATGCCCTTTGCATTTTTCTATATGGG ATCTCAGAGGCAAGTGTGATGCAAGGGATGAAACAGCTAAACATCGACGATGCCGTTGAGTTTACTGATAATATCAGCGAAGCGGATGTGCTACTTGCTCTGCAGTCAAAGCTTAAAAAAAATTCTCGGATTCAAGCAGCTGCAAGATCTCACGGCATTCCTatttatgtgacaaag ACAAGCTCTTCAACACAGTTGACAAAGGCTATGCAGGCATTAATCAGTGATTTTGCTGATGGCTTTGAGTTTCTCGAATCTGAAGCTAAGACGAATGAGTCTGAAAAGATTGATGCATTGGAG GAGGCTAGAATAGCCATGGAGCGAGTGGTAATTCCAAAAGGGGAACCTGTTGAGCTACTCCCTCGGCCATCAAACATTATACTGCTTCAGAAGGATCTTATTAGAAAGTACAAGCTAAAATCAGAGCGAATTGGAACAGGAACAGATTTAAGGCTTCGAATTCTCCCTTTGAACAGTGCATCTGATGAAGACAGTCACGATAGTGAAGGAGTTGATGAAGAGAGCGACGTTGATGAATTATTCAGGCCGAATGCTGAATTAAATGGATCTGCCTACACTGTGAATAGGTTACCTCTACTACCTGAATAG
- the LOC132636439 gene encoding protein SEEDLING PLASTID DEVELOPMENT 1 isoform X2, whose protein sequence is MLSLALLRLNPQFSFHYQNSIPKLLKPQFQSLYFSTKLLSNSKPWVSCSSSSSLSSASSFSLIGDDFQVELGRLLTLLPEEMRRGVSEHPEFSNLIEVVMDLGRKPLARFPSGDFILSDHPITLDDLQQATSQVGDFAVDNRAGISRTLHRISAIRNRKGQIIGLTCRVGRAISGSANSLRDLVKEGASLLLIGPPGVGKTTIIRDIARMLANDYGKRVMIVDTSNEIGGDGDIPHAGIGNARRMQVPHTDMQHKVLIEAVENHMPQVIVIDEIGTKLEAMAASTIAQRGIQLVATAHGVTIDNLVMNPALEMLVGGVQSVTLGDEEASRRGVQKSVLERKGPSSFSCGVEIISKTELRVHPDLEATVDAILAGRYPRYETRKINPGSQDGIIESSSIQAPLDERDEVLVEDIIQMNGGIPGSTEHISAIDSTLEGGSGEREDALCIFLYGISEASVMQGMKQLNIDDAVEFTDNISEADVLLALQSKLKKNSRIQAAARSHGIPIYVTKTSSSTQLTKAMQALISDFADGFEFLESEAKTNESEKIDALEENVEVPVKSLA, encoded by the exons ATGCTCTCTCTTGCTTTGCTTCGTCTAAACCCACAATTCAGTTTCCACTACCAAAACTCAATCCCCAAACTCCTAAAACCCCAATTTCAATCCCTCTATTTTTCAACAAAATTACTGAGTAACAGTAAACCCTGGGTCTCctgctcatcatcatcatcgttgtcGTCGGCATCGTCTTTTTCGTTGATTGGTGATGATTTTCAGGTGGAATTGGGTCGGTTACTTACTTTATTACCTGAGGAGATGCGACGAGGAGTTAGCGAACATCCTGAGTTTTCTAACTTAATTGAGGTTGTTATGGATTTGGGTCGTAAGCCACTTGCTAGATTCCCTTCTGGTGATTTTATCTTGTCGGATCATCCCATTACTTTAGATGATCTTCAACAAGCTACCTCCCAG GTTGGTGACTTTGCAGTTGACAATAGAGCTGGCATTAGCAGAACTTTACACCGAATTAGTGCTATTAGAAACCGGAAAGGTCAAATTATTGGTTTAACTTGTCGAGTTGGTCGTGCAATATCCGGAAGTGCCAACTCATTGCGAGACCTAGTTAAAGAAGGTGCTTCTTTGTTGCTCATTGGTCCTCCTGGAGTAGGAAAAACAACTATTATCAG GGACATAGCCAGGATGCTTGCAAATGATTATGGGAAGCGTGTAATGATTGTTGACACCTCTAATGAAATTGGTGGGGATGGTGATATACCTCACGCGGGAATCGGTAATGCTCGGCGGATGCAAGTTCCACACACTGATATGCAACACAAG GTGCTGATAGAAGCAGTGGAAAATCACATGCCACAAGTGATTGTAATCGATGAGATTGGAACTAAGCTTGAGGCAATGGCTGCAAGCACCATTGCACAACGAGGAATTCAGTTAGTTGCAACTGCTCATGGAGTAACAATAGATAATTTAGTAATGAATCCTGCTTTAGAGATGCTGGTTGGAGGAGTACAG agTGTAACTCTTGGGGATGAAGAGGCAAGCAGGAGAGGCGTTCAGAAATCTGTACTGGAGAGGAAAGGTCCATCATCTTTTAGCTGTGGGGTTGAGATAATCTCCAAGACAGAATTGAGAGTTCACCCTGATTTAGAAGCAACAGTCGATGCAATTCTTGCAG GACGTTACCCGAGATATGAAACTCGCAAGATAAATCCAGGATCACAGGATGGAATAATAGAAAGTTCATCCATCCAAGCACCATTAGATGAGAGAGATGAAGTTTTGGTTGAAGATATTATCCAGATGAATGGAGGTATACCTGGTTCTACTGAGCACATCTCAGCAATAGATTCGACCCTGGAAGGAGGTTCCGGTGAAAGGGAGGATGCCCTTTGCATTTTTCTATATGGG ATCTCAGAGGCAAGTGTGATGCAAGGGATGAAACAGCTAAACATCGACGATGCCGTTGAGTTTACTGATAATATCAGCGAAGCGGATGTGCTACTTGCTCTGCAGTCAAAGCTTAAAAAAAATTCTCGGATTCAAGCAGCTGCAAGATCTCACGGCATTCCTatttatgtgacaaag ACAAGCTCTTCAACACAGTTGACAAAGGCTATGCAGGCATTAATCAGTGATTTTGCTGATGGCTTTGAGTTTCTCGAATCTGAAGCTAAGACGAATGAGTCTGAAAAGATTGATGCATTGGAG GAAAACGTGGAGGTTCCAGTGAAGTCATTGGCCTGA